A genomic segment from Nicotiana sylvestris chromosome 1, ASM39365v2, whole genome shotgun sequence encodes:
- the LOC138876439 gene encoding uncharacterized protein gives MSDIMKKKFVALEISGKNYMTWVLDAEIHLDAMGLGDAIKDKDKASTQDCAKALIFLRHHLDEGLKIEYLTVKDPFVLCNGLKERYDNLKITSKLKLCGDNISGYDMLEKTFTTFHASNMVLQQQYREKGFTKYSQLISPVLVAERNNELLMRNHENRPTGSTPMPKEDEVYSHYANRGKGRGHIRGRGRGRGRGHVQGRNFSGVNHSPLKNNFQKWKGKDEK, from the exons atgtctGATATTATGAAAAAAAAGTTtgttgcccttgaaatttcgggcaagaactatatgacatgggtattggatgctgaaatccatttagatgcaatgggtcttggagacgccattaaagaTAAAGATAAAGCATCTACACAAGActgtgctaaggccttgattttcttaCGCCATCAtcttgatgaagggttgaaaattgaatatctcaCAGTGAAAGATCCATTTGTTTTGTGTAATGgtttaaaggaaagatatgataacttaaa aattacttccaaattgaaactctgtggagataATATCAGTGgctatgatatgcttgaaaaaacgttTACAACGTTTCATGCTTCCAATATGGTCTTACAACAGCAGTACAGAGAGAAAGGCTTCACAAAGTACTCTCAGTTGATTTCTCCTGTACTTGTGGCTGAACGAAACAATGAATTGCTTATGAGAAATCATGAAAATCGACCCACTGGGTCTACACCAATGCCTAAAGAGGATGAGGTGTATTCCCATTATGCTAAtcgtggaaaaggtcgtggccatattcgtggtcgtggtcgcggtcgtggtcgtggccaTGTCCAAGGAAGAAATTTTTCTGGTGTTAATCATTCTCCACTGAAAAATAACTTCCAAAAATGGAAAGGTAAAGATGAGAAGTGA